A single region of the Schizosaccharomyces osmophilus chromosome 3, complete sequence genome encodes:
- a CDS encoding sec14 cytosolic factor family protein, translating to MTQNNRAGNKNGLGRICSSMLGICIPKKERSEKNTPIRPARSVKEQRPNLTLEPARSNFSEAFPSQLQDSTTPHGTPKFKNHSFFRNNVDSSNNQQPSSPLSPLSPQPATLDSKDVASVSLAQPDTVQQVTEDSSSPLPSQSLQATPGTKENNSLMLKEESPPQLFSTSAKNNDETETSQLYTKSMNDDSTPVSNAEFELLPSNFTEEKVTEGTDSSKLKDDFSASGLGDTEATPTNYPEQHSSSFVPSDTQFDRNTASEPANQLRSSISSHETVVPQSVDARTENKHNAESQDMTKDQSKPKHSLNSSTVKGMNNTKNTEGFDPTAVGDTESNSKEQPSKNNCGADVEELNERSTLPNEVEPDGAWNAPLPFPSPHCHLKPQYLDKDLTEEQKSMYNEVLIYCKDLKGIPVSSKSDETEELSDVEKYFLTRECILRFLRATKWNAAATKKRILDTLVWRRQFGVNNMDPNEVQEENATGKQVLLGYDKDGRPCLYLYPGRQNTKTSPLQIRHLVFSLECAIELMPPGVETLALLINFKASSSRSNPSVGQGKEVLNILQTHYCERLGKALVINIPWAVWGFFKLISPFIDPITREKLKFNEPLDRYVPMDQLDTNFGGSLKFEYFHEKYWPKIVEICKTRRQTGLQRWKNLGSKIGTSEWDIKGGNDYINDMQIYIRPGLNNRSGSTTMNEEKQEESSMKSKDSDSKKKESGNLNGEKDDFGTYVNNERRQETEALHNRNMSMTSDAGSFVTADGMD from the coding sequence ATGACACAGAACAATCGTGCGGGCAACAAAAACGGCTTAGGTCGTATTTGCAGTTCTATGCTTGGCATTTGtattccaaagaaagaacgaaGCGAAAAAAATACTCCTATCAGACCTGCTAGAAGCGTGAAAGAACAGAGGCCAAATTTAACTTTAGAGCCTGCTCGTTCCAATTTTAGTGAAGCGTTTCCCTCTCAATTACAGGATAGCACAACCCCTCATGGTACTCCTAAATTCAAaaaccattctttctttagaaATAACGTTGATTCCTCAAACAACCAACAACCTTCATCCCCTCTATCTCCTCTATCTCCTCAACCGGCTACTTTAGACTCAAAGGATGTTGCTTCCGTTTCTTTGGCACAACCGGACACAGTGCAGCAGGTTACTGAGGATAGTTCTTCACCTTTACCATCCCAGTCACTCCAAGCGACTCCAGGtactaaagaaaataattccTTAATGCTTAAGGAGGAGTCGCCGCCGCAATTGTTTTCTACTTCTGCAAAAAATAACGACGAGACTGAAACCTCCCAACTGTATACCAAATCTATGAACGATGATTCAACTCCTGTGTCTAATGCAGAGTTTGAATTGCTTCCTAGTAATTTtactgaagaaaaggtaaCCGAAGGAACAGATTCTAGCAAATTGAAGGACGACTTTTCTGCTTCGGGATTGGGGGACACAGAAGCGACACCTACTAATTACCCTGAACAACACTCATCTAGTTTTGTACCTTCTGACACTCAGTTCGACAGAAATACGGCATCCGAGCCGGCAAACCAATTGAGatcatcaatttcatcGCATGAAACTGTTGTACCCCAGTCTGTGGATGCACGGACGGAAAACAAACACAATGCAGAAAGTCAAGATATGACGAAGGATCAGTCCAAGCCCAAACATTCTCTTAATTCCTCTACAGTAAAGGGAATGAACAATACCAAAAACACAGAAGGATTTGATCCGACTGCTGTTGGCGATACTGAAAGCAATTCAAAGGAACAGccatcaaaaaataattgtgGTGCCGATGTTGAGGAATTAAACGAGCGGTCTACATTACCGAACGAAGTGGAACCAGATGGTGCATGGAATGCTCCTCTTCCATTTCCCAGTCCTCATTGTCACTTGAAACCTCAGTACCTGGACAAAGACTTAACTGAAGAGCAAAAGAGTATGTATAACGAAGTTCTTATCTATTGCAAAGATTTGAAAGGAATTCCtgtttcttccaaatcgGATGAAACGGAAGAATTGTCAGATGTTGAAAAATACTTCCTTACTAGAGAATGCATTTTGAGATTTTTACGTGCTACAAAGTGGAACGCAGCTGCTACCAAAAAACGCATTCTTGATACTCTTGTATGGCGTCGTCAGTTTGGTGTCAACAATATGGATCCTAATGAGGTACAGGAGGAAAATGCCACCGGAAAGCAGGTTTTATTAGGTTATGATAAAGATGGTCGTCCTTGCTTGTATTTGTACCCTGGTAGACAAAACACCAAGACTTCCCCTCTGCAAATTCGTCATTTAgttttttctcttgaatGTGCTATTGAGTTGATGCCGCCAGGTGTGGAAACTTTGGCTTTATTAATTAAttttaaagcttcttcCTCTCGATCCAATCCCAGTGTTGGCCAAGGAAAGGAAGTCCTTAATATTCTACAGACTCATTATTGTGAGCGTCTTGGTAAGGCGTTGGTTATCAATATTCCCTGGGCTGTCTGgggctttttcaaattaatATCGCCATTTATAGACCCGATTACACGAGAGAAGCTCAAATTCAATGAACCTTTGGACCGCTATGTCCCCATGGATCAGCTTGACACAAACTTTGGAGGCTCTCTGAAATTTGAGTACTTCCATGAAAAGTATTGGCCTAAAATTGTAGAAATATGTAAAACCCGTCGTCAAACCGGGCTTCAACGATGGAAAAATTTGGGTTCAAAAATTGGAACTAGTGAATGGGATATAAAGGGAGGAAATGATTATATAAACGACATGCAAATTTATATTCGTCCCGGACTCAATAATCGTTCCGGTTCAACGACAATGAACgaggaaaaacaagaggaaTCATCTATGAAATCCAAGGATTCggattctaaaaaaaaggaatctgGAAACTTAAATGGAGAGAAGGATGATTTTGGAACCTATGTGAATAATGAACGTCGCCAGGAGACGGAAGCTTTGCATAATAGAAACATGTCTATGACTAGTGATGCTGGGTCGTTTGTAACTGCAGATGGTATGGATTGA
- the ssb3 gene encoding DNA replication factor A subunit Ssb3, with the protein MERPTPRVTSNMLGECAGRTVRIVGKVNEVSDRAAQVDCNGQPFEMNLTVDNNLEPMHFYEFVVSVKPDTSVQLLTCVDFGTSIDMDAYKNLVQFSNKYKSLFYE; encoded by the coding sequence ATGGAACGCCCTACGCCGCGTGTAACTAGTAATATGCTTGGCGAATGTGCCGGTAGGACTGTCAGGATCGTTGGAAAAGTAAATGAAGTGAGTGATCGCGCTGCACAGGTGGATTGCAATGGTCAACCTTTCGAAATGAACCTTACCGTGGATAATAATTTGGAGCCTATGCATTTTTACGAGTTTGTGGTCTCTGTAAAACCTGATACTTCTGTACAACTTCTTACTTGCGTCGATTTTGGAACCAGCATAGATATGGATGCATACAAAAACCTTGTTCAGTTTAGCAACAAGTATAAATCCTTGTTCTACGAATAG
- the rpm1 gene encoding mitochondrial 3'-5' exonuclease for RNA 3' ss-tail gives MLLKPSFSLRKCSFLVHGATLSLSRRSVNEFSCSKRYTHRWCSSIRWNPSQRWNTFIISKRSSFSSFSFFREPVDESKITAKSTIPATVDVDRLLLDLERNKKLSVPIKDLLQNSLDFTKRAHISYDAESSDTLEGQEIAESELVQTQVAPEVSHPFEYGDLLVLANSTGLQVGIYVGTNPKNHANLITTITEGGDMIFIRIPRVLLRFPRFLKEFHKYCHKKKLNGQLRIPPNYLEMITKSLKHVNKKVQETCFTNLIKFNEIYPTLRAREPMPFHVTFSELLKIVYGDQVIGIPEKIALLMYLTTRNHRFVIVDHLFSEIQSVFLNPLYNDPTFEDVLHTIRIKSPGYFTFLRKARQLIQNEGFKTLPTSPKTIRPVPLRSFEWNDYEKKIISFIKYQTIMCNLQKVPHSLLSDIYKDIGLYDYTEDFSASDFHKLLCDIGVWSPWTLSRLLAPEAQLALPQLHSDTRKQYEKDYEHFSDPSHSVSNDVLEDLRTDLTHLKSFAIDSSSTLEVDDAISIEKKRKGFWLHIHIANPSSMIDLNSPLMAFAEKNFQTLYLTHIEKKFMLPLELTKQLWTLDGSDKQRALTFSAKLSKNGEVLDFKVQPSWISRVKRYTYSQICAALNEKENLTTYSSLQARDFGKEPDIPADDQQKILSIFEEVKKFTYFRQRKNSFMFQQPSFSVDLLPEKVPETMISGRNPVYWSSFPSISLTVNHSGMNIAELLVSECMILAGHISAKFFKEYRIPGVYRGQNIPCSFDNSFNENFDKLLRARDEFGRVPLEQVYPISPYLASSYMSTKGSPHFSLGINSGYMQSTSPLRRFTDLINHYQMQCVLLKDTSKLITQEQIESKLPLYSTKGKLMKYTSRYTERFWALEFLARLPKDKLPLCHGIINTEGQPTVILEEFGLKAQIGVNYELEKYHLTRKAVRIELVQPFQNQLFVSVVED, from the coding sequence ATGCTTCTAAAGCCgtccttttctttacggaaatgttcttttttggtgCATGGCGCGACATTATCGCTCTCTCGTAGAAGTGTGAATGAGTTCTCGTGCTCTAAAAGGTATACGCATCGTTGGTGTAGCAGCATTCGTTGGAACCCTTCTCAAAGATGGAACAcgtttattatttcaaaaaggagttctttctcttcattttcattttttagGGAGCCGGTCGATGAATCAAAGATTACTGCGAAAAGTACTATACCTGCAACTGTGGATGTCGACCGGTTGCTCCTGGATTTAGAACGTAACAAGAAATTGTCTGTACCTATAAAAGACCTACTTCAAAATTCTTTAGATTTCACAAAAAGGGCGCACATCTCCTATGATGCAGAGTCTTCCGACACACTGGAAGGTCAAGAGATAGCAGAGAGCGAACTTGTGCAAACCCAAGTAGCTCCAGAAGTTTCTCATCCGTTTGAATATGGAGATTTACTTGTTTTGGCAAATTCTACAGGATTGCAAGTTGGCATATATGTGGGAACAAATCCTAAGAATCATGCCAATTTGATAACAACCATCACCGAAGGGGGTGATATGATCTTTATTCGTATCCCAAGAGTCTTGCTTCGATTTCCACGGTTTCTTAAAGAGTTTCACAAATACtgtcataaaaaaaagctcaACGGCCAGTTGAGGATTCCTCCTAATTATCTGGAAATGATCACCAAAAGCCTAAAACATgttaacaaaaaagttCAAGAAACATGCTTTACTAATCTCATAAAATTTAATGAGATCTATCCTACCCTTCGAGCCCGCGAACCTATGCCTTTTCACGTTACCTTTTCTGAACTCCTAAAGATCGTGTACGGGGATCAAGTCATAGGAATTCCTGAAAAGATTGCACTTCTAATGTATCTCACCACACGCAATCACCGTTTCGTAATTGTGGACCACCTATTCTCGGAAATCCAAAGTGTTTTTCTAAACCCCTTATACAATGATCCAACTTTTGAAGACGTTTTGCACACCATACGTATCAAATCTCCTGGTTATTTCACatttttacgaaaagcaCGGCAACTCATACAAAATGAAGGCTTTAAAACGCTTCCCACCAGTCCTAAAACTATAAGACCCGTTCCATTGCGATCATTTGAATGGAAtgattatgaaaagaaaataattagTTTTATAAAGTATCAAACGATTATGTGTAACTTGCAGAAAGTTCCTCATTCTCTGTTGTCTGATATATATAAAGATATAGGTTTATACGACTATACGGAAGATTTTTCAGCCAGTGACTTTCATAAATTATTGTGCGATATTGGTGTTTGGTCTCCATGGACATTATCTAGATTACTAGCACCAGAAGCGCAACTTGCTCTTCCTCAATTACATTCTGATACTCGAAAGCAATACGAAAAGGATTATGAGCATTTCTCTGATCCGAGCCATTCCGTTTCAAATGATGTTTTGGAGGATTTGCGAACGGATTTAACCCACCTGAAATCTTTTGCAATCGACAGCTCATCAACACTTGAAGTTGATGATGCGATTTCAAttgagaagaaaagaaaaggattttgGTTGCATATTCATATAGCAAATCCTTCTAGTATGATTGATCTTAATAGCCCTCTTATGGCTTTTGCagagaaaaattttcaGACACTATATTTAACACATattgaaaagaagtttATGTTACCATTGGAACTAACCAAACAACTATGGACGTTGGATGGAAGTGATAAGCAAAGAGCATTAACGTTCAGCGCGAAGTTATCTAAGAACGGTGAAGTGTTGGACTTCAAAGTTCAACCTAGCTGGATATCTCGTGTGAAGCGCTACACTTACTCCCAAATCTGTGCTGCtttaaacgaaaaagaaaatctaACAACTTATTCCTCTTTACAGGCGCGGGATTTTGGCAAAGAGCCTGACATACCCGCTGATGACCAACAGAAAATCTTAAgcatttttgaagaagtgAAAAAGTTCACTTACTTTagacaaaggaaaaactCCTTCATGTTTCAGCAACCGTCTTTTTCCGTGGATTTATTGCCAGAAAAGGTTCCGGAGACTATGATTAGTGGAAGGAATCCAGTTTATTGGAGctcttttccttccatCTCCTTAACGGTAAATCATTCTGGAATGAATATCGCAGAGTTGTTAGTTTCAGAGTGTATGATTTTGGCTGGTCACATTAGtgcaaaattttttaaggAATATCGTATTCCAGGTGTGTACCGTGGTCAAAATATACCTTGTTCCTTTGATAATTCATTCaatgaaaactttgatAAACTTTTACGTGCCCGCGATGAGTTTGGCAGGGTTCCCTTAGAACAAGTGTACCCTATCTCCCCATACTTGGCTTCCTCTTATATGTCGACGAAAGGGTCTCCACACTTTTCTTTAGGAATCAATTCTGGATACATGCAATCTACATCTCCTCTTCGTCGATTTACAGATTTGATTAACCACTATCAAATGCAATGCGTACTCTTGAAAGACACATCCAAGTTAATTACACAAGAGCAAATTGAGTCAAAGCTACCTTTGTATAGTACCAAAGGAAAACTTATGAAATACACTAGTCGATATACAGAACGTTTTTGGgctttggaatttttggCACGGCTTCCAAAAGATAAGCTGCCTTTGTGCCATGGCATAATAAACACTGAGGGGCAGCCAACTGtaattttggaagaatttgGACTTAAGGCACAAATTGGCGTGAATTATGAATTAGAGAAATACCATTTAACTAGAAAGGCAGTCCGTATTGAGCTTGTACAGCCATTTCAAAATcagctttttgtttcagtCGTTGAAGATTAA